One region of Candidatus Peribacteraceae bacterium genomic DNA includes:
- a CDS encoding class 1 fructose-bisphosphatase: protein MPSTPYCPIPERISLNAHLFRAKAPELLRHLINDISRATKYIHYAIRTTEAGLAGTQNQFGEEQVKLDVLSDEIIRQHLCENQMVASFSSEEMENVIELDPHAPYSVVYDPLDGSSLVDANFAIGSIFGIYGGKEIINRKPREQVGALYVLYGPRTILVYSIGQGVHEFILNDVGEFILLRENLGVADKAKNYSPGNLRAVTDTPAYREMMNLWLDEKLTLRYSGCMVADVHHIISKGQGVFANIGGSQYPEGKLRLTFECGPFSYLMEQAGGASSNGTDPILDVRIRETDQRTPIIIGSKDEVERVCRVLGKQR, encoded by the coding sequence ATGCCCTCCACGCCCTACTGCCCCATTCCGGAGAGGATCTCGCTCAACGCCCACCTCTTCCGCGCCAAGGCGCCCGAACTCCTTCGCCACCTCATCAACGACATCTCCCGCGCAACGAAGTACATCCACTACGCCATCCGCACCACGGAAGCGGGGCTCGCGGGCACCCAGAACCAGTTCGGGGAGGAGCAGGTGAAGCTGGACGTGCTGAGCGACGAGATTATCCGGCAGCACCTGTGCGAGAACCAGATGGTGGCGAGCTTCTCCTCGGAGGAGATGGAGAACGTCATTGAACTGGATCCCCATGCCCCCTACTCCGTGGTCTACGACCCGCTCGACGGCTCTTCGCTCGTGGATGCCAACTTCGCCATCGGTTCCATCTTCGGCATCTACGGCGGCAAGGAGATCATCAACCGCAAGCCGCGGGAACAGGTGGGCGCTCTCTACGTCCTCTACGGGCCCCGCACAATCCTCGTCTACTCCATCGGCCAGGGCGTGCATGAATTCATCCTCAATGACGTGGGGGAATTCATTCTCCTGCGGGAGAATCTGGGGGTGGCGGACAAAGCGAAGAACTACAGCCCCGGCAACCTGCGCGCCGTGACGGACACGCCCGCCTACCGCGAGATGATGAACCTGTGGTTGGATGAGAAGCTCACGCTGCGCTACTCCGGCTGCATGGTGGCCGACGTCCACCACATCATCAGCAAGGGGCAGGGCGTCTTCGCGAACATCGGGGGGTCGCAGTATCCCGAGGGAAAACTGCGACTCACCTTCGAGTGCGGGCCGTTCTCGTACCTCATGGAGCAGGCGGGAGGGGCGTCATCGAACGGCACGGACCCCATCCTCGATGTCCGCATACGGGAAACCGACCAGCGCACGCCCATCATCATCGGGTCGAAGGACGAGGTCGAACGCGTGTGCAGGGTATTAGGGAAACAACGATGA
- a CDS encoding ABC transporter substrate-binding protein: MHRLLRLLLTMSTWERWTLLALTILFVGSFAGLLRVFYVENTVIMPATGGTYIEGSVGDLQPLNPWFIVQNDVNRDIVSLVFSGLLRYNPQTRRIEDDLALLQVSPDSKTYTVRLKDNVFWHDSTEKDPHPVTADDVVFTFSTLQDPAFPNMLLQQNFRGVRIEKMDERTVKFLLDEPYSFFASNLTLGLLPKASFEGVPIAKLDLTSDFGYKPVGAGPYKLKTITQTELSTEITLERFRRDIPPSYRLDRIVFRIFPDYSSLLSDLRNLQGVRLVAKDDRGQPIIPRRYVARQYTLPQYVALFFNLDRGSLQDRNLRLGLQLGTDKLALAEHIHESVLVDTPLLELDMGDWRYHFDPAAAQGALFESNWNMPEKIRLQRLLEEEDVNRQGVLHAPSVVNLGTGAVLTLSGSMAELPPGSIRINSQPIHPHPTASGAWITVIPTLRSGTGALKLGLNVIRLTDAKGKTLDSVYVYRARSEAEYARARAEQDVLKAFLATRAGTAPEGGKMTIQEMVLDKEMLRRRKPSDDVSVRRNDSGEQLALHLLTSPSPAEYRKVAEFLQRSWADLGVKVTLDIPKTREEFQDKLLKREYDLLLFGQSLLDNLDSYSYWHSSGVQKSTGDPKDLRQDAYNLSQYASFQADTLLERVRRTRDEKERNTALTELRRVLSEDVPAVFLYSPRYSFAQHRNILGVELGSLSLHSDRFLTLHKWYVRQERVFKPGTGWFSFFTWVPSLFTHSAAAK; the protein is encoded by the coding sequence ATGCACCGCTTGCTGCGGCTTCTCCTCACCATGTCCACGTGGGAGCGTTGGACGCTCCTCGCGCTCACGATACTGTTCGTGGGGAGTTTTGCGGGCTTGCTGCGCGTGTTCTACGTTGAGAATACGGTCATCATGCCGGCTACGGGAGGGACGTACATCGAAGGATCCGTGGGGGACCTGCAACCGCTTAATCCATGGTTCATCGTCCAGAACGACGTGAACCGCGATATTGTGTCGCTCGTCTTCTCCGGGCTCCTGCGCTACAACCCGCAGACGCGCCGCATCGAAGACGACCTGGCCTTGCTCCAAGTCTCCCCGGACAGCAAGACCTATACGGTGCGGCTCAAGGACAACGTCTTCTGGCACGATTCCACGGAGAAGGACCCGCACCCCGTGACGGCGGACGATGTCGTGTTCACATTCTCCACCCTCCAGGACCCGGCGTTCCCCAACATGCTGCTGCAGCAGAACTTCCGCGGCGTGCGGATCGAGAAGATGGATGAGCGTACGGTGAAGTTCCTCCTGGACGAGCCGTACAGCTTCTTCGCCAGCAACCTCACGCTGGGTCTGCTGCCCAAAGCCTCGTTCGAGGGGGTGCCCATCGCCAAGCTCGACCTTACGTCCGACTTCGGGTACAAGCCCGTGGGGGCGGGGCCGTACAAACTGAAGACCATCACCCAGACGGAGCTCTCCACGGAAATCACACTGGAACGGTTCCGGAGGGACATTCCCCCGTCCTACCGCCTGGATCGCATCGTCTTCCGCATCTTCCCGGACTACTCCTCCCTCCTCTCCGACCTGCGCAACCTGCAGGGCGTGCGCCTGGTGGCCAAGGATGACCGCGGGCAGCCCATCATCCCGCGGCGCTACGTGGCGCGGCAGTACACGCTCCCCCAGTACGTGGCGCTGTTCTTCAACCTGGACCGCGGGAGCCTGCAGGACCGAAACCTCCGCCTCGGCCTGCAGCTGGGGACCGACAAGCTTGCGCTTGCGGAACACATCCACGAGTCGGTCCTTGTGGATACCCCCCTTCTTGAGCTCGACATGGGCGACTGGCGCTACCACTTTGACCCCGCAGCGGCGCAGGGGGCGCTGTTCGAGAGCAACTGGAACATGCCGGAGAAGATCCGCCTGCAGCGGCTGCTGGAGGAGGAGGACGTGAACCGGCAGGGCGTGCTGCACGCGCCTTCCGTGGTCAACTTGGGGACGGGCGCCGTGCTCACCCTCTCGGGATCCATGGCGGAACTTCCGCCGGGGAGCATCCGCATTAACAGCCAACCCATCCACCCGCATCCCACGGCCAGTGGCGCCTGGATCACCGTCATCCCCACGCTGCGTTCCGGGACCGGTGCGTTGAAGCTGGGTCTGAACGTCATCCGCCTCACGGACGCCAAGGGGAAGACGCTGGATTCCGTGTACGTCTACCGTGCGCGGTCGGAGGCGGAGTACGCGCGGGCGCGGGCGGAACAGGACGTGCTGAAGGCGTTCCTCGCCACGCGCGCCGGGACGGCGCCCGAGGGCGGCAAGATGACCATCCAGGAGATGGTCCTGGACAAGGAGATGCTGCGCAGGCGCAAGCCTTCCGATGACGTGAGCGTCCGACGCAACGACAGCGGCGAGCAGTTGGCGCTCCACCTCCTCACGAGCCCCTCCCCCGCCGAGTACCGCAAAGTGGCGGAATTCCTGCAGCGGTCCTGGGCGGACTTGGGTGTGAAAGTGACGCTGGATATCCCCAAGACCAGGGAGGAGTTCCAGGACAAGCTCCTCAAGCGCGAGTACGACCTCCTCCTCTTCGGGCAATCGCTCCTGGACAATTTGGACAGCTACTCCTACTGGCACAGCAGCGGCGTGCAGAAGAGCACGGGCGACCCCAAGGATTTGCGGCAGGATGCGTACAACCTTTCCCAGTACGCGTCATTCCAGGCGGATACCCTGCTGGAGCGTGTGCGCCGCACGCGGGATGAGAAGGAGCGCAACACGGCGCTCACGGAGCTGCGTCGGGTGCTGAGCGAGGATGTTCCTGCCGTCTTCCTCTACTCTCCCCGGTACTCCTTCGCGCAGCACCGCAACATCCTGGGGGTGGAGCTGGGTTCGCTCTCGCTCCACAGCGACCGATTCCTCACGCTGCACAAGTGGTACGTGCGCCAGGAACGCGTTTTCAAGCCCGGAACGGGGTGGTTTTCCTTCTTCACGTGGGTCCCATCCCTCTTTACGCATTCTGCAGCCGCAAAATGA
- a CDS encoding glycosyltransferase family 1 protein, producing MRIAIDVREACKPKRTGKGQWVHGLMRELVQRNIPLVAYTDTPLPSVFRGKNVRVVRFGVRGWRWHLAAARRLRTVKDADVYLSPTSYIVPALLKGAFPVVPVVHDIIAFKDKTHEKRASFIERLTLGRAVKGAAHLCTVSAATKRDLLERYPSLDARSVTGIYAGPMRATPPANTPDGKTILCVGTLSPRKNQKRLVDAYAQLPQGLREQYRLVLVGGRGWKDADILEAASKLPGVEWRDYVQEKEYEELLQSCTLFALPSLYEGFGMQLLDALQRGIPILTSGNGSLREVCGNAAHYVDPCSVPSITEGLRLLLTQDRLRFDLRQRALVQSHTFSWSRTADLLLEVLRKL from the coding sequence ATGCGCATAGCGATTGACGTCCGCGAGGCATGCAAGCCCAAACGCACCGGCAAGGGGCAGTGGGTCCATGGCCTCATGCGCGAACTGGTGCAACGCAACATCCCCCTCGTCGCCTACACCGACACACCCCTCCCCTCCGTCTTCCGCGGGAAGAACGTACGCGTGGTGCGGTTCGGGGTGCGGGGATGGCGCTGGCACCTTGCCGCCGCGCGGCGGCTGCGCACGGTGAAGGACGCGGACGTCTACCTCAGCCCCACGAGCTACATCGTCCCCGCCCTGCTCAAGGGCGCGTTCCCCGTCGTTCCCGTCGTGCACGACATCATCGCCTTCAAGGACAAGACGCACGAGAAGCGCGCCTCGTTCATCGAGCGCCTGACGCTGGGGAGGGCGGTAAAGGGCGCGGCGCACCTCTGCACCGTGAGCGCCGCCACCAAGAGGGACCTGCTGGAGCGGTATCCCTCCCTGGATGCCCGCAGCGTCACCGGTATCTACGCGGGTCCCATGCGCGCCACCCCTCCCGCCAATACCCCCGACGGCAAGACCATCCTCTGCGTGGGCACCCTCTCGCCGCGCAAGAACCAGAAGCGGCTCGTGGACGCCTACGCGCAGCTTCCCCAGGGCCTTCGGGAGCAGTACCGCCTCGTGCTCGTGGGGGGGAGGGGGTGGAAGGATGCGGACATACTGGAAGCCGCATCCAAGCTTCCGGGCGTGGAGTGGAGGGATTACGTGCAGGAGAAGGAGTACGAGGAGTTGTTGCAATCCTGCACCCTGTTCGCCCTTCCCTCCCTGTACGAAGGGTTCGGCATGCAGCTCCTCGATGCGCTCCAGCGTGGGATCCCCATCCTCACGTCCGGCAACGGGAGCCTGCGCGAAGTGTGCGGCAATGCGGCGCACTACGTGGATCCCTGCAGCGTCCCGTCCATCACGGAGGGCTTGCGGCTCCTCCTCACGCAGGACCGCCTGCGGTTCGACTTGCGCCAGCGTGCGCTGGTGCAATCGCACACGTTCAGCTGGAGCAGAACGGCGGACTTGCTGCTCGAGGTTCTCCGGAAGCTCTGA
- a CDS encoding NAD(+)/NADH kinase, with protein MLKYRRVGVTAKSDLGDRDAVVSAVLEILRAEGAEVCFDAKRMKGLPSAARVPTFANEKELDLIVVIGGDGTILRTVRELKDFSIPILSVNRGAIGFLAELTVEEAPAYLPPFLHGEGVLEERSLLLITGYHRDGEEFVRSHVLNEAVISQGSIARLMNLRASVNGEDLTMFRADGLIISTPTGSTAYSLAAGGPIVHPGLTATILTPINSHTFTQKPIVIPSDQEVEVEVLSKENKFGDIEVSLTLDGQVFNVLQRYDRVRVSCHPGTVKFLRRKQDTFYATLRKKLKWGEVPTD; from the coding sequence ATGCTGAAGTACCGGCGCGTCGGCGTTACGGCGAAGAGCGATCTGGGGGATCGGGATGCGGTTGTGTCCGCCGTACTGGAGATCTTGCGCGCGGAAGGCGCGGAGGTGTGTTTCGACGCCAAGCGGATGAAGGGGTTGCCGAGCGCCGCCCGCGTCCCCACGTTCGCGAACGAGAAGGAGCTGGACCTGATCGTGGTGATCGGGGGGGACGGCACCATCCTCCGCACGGTGCGGGAACTGAAGGACTTCTCCATCCCCATCCTCAGCGTCAACCGCGGCGCCATCGGCTTCCTGGCGGAATTGACGGTGGAGGAAGCCCCCGCCTACCTCCCTCCCTTCCTGCACGGGGAAGGGGTGCTGGAGGAACGCAGCCTCCTCCTCATAACGGGGTACCACCGGGACGGGGAGGAGTTCGTGCGCAGCCACGTGCTCAACGAGGCGGTGATCTCGCAGGGGAGCATCGCGCGCCTCATGAACCTGCGCGCATCGGTGAACGGGGAGGACCTCACCATGTTCCGCGCCGACGGTCTCATCATCTCCACCCCCACCGGTTCCACGGCGTACTCCCTCGCCGCGGGCGGTCCCATTGTCCATCCCGGGCTCACCGCCACCATCCTCACGCCCATCAATTCCCACACGTTCACGCAGAAGCCCATCGTCATCCCCAGCGACCAGGAAGTGGAAGTGGAAGTGCTGAGCAAGGAGAACAAGTTCGGGGATATCGAAGTGAGCCTCACGCTCGACGGGCAGGTGTTCAACGTCCTGCAGCGGTACGACCGCGTACGCGTCTCGTGCCATCCCGGCACCGTCAAATTCCTGCGCCGGAAACAGGATACGTTCTACGCGACCTTGAGGAAGAAATTGAAGTGGGGGGAAGTGCCGACGGATTGA
- the secG gene encoding preprotein translocase subunit SecG, translating into MSTLSISNILIGIHLAIGVLLALAILIQHRASGLTATFGGSGAVFVQRRGAERVIYKASIWLSVLFFGLSIVEWYVM; encoded by the coding sequence ATGTCCACCCTCTCCATCTCGAACATCCTCATCGGCATCCACCTGGCTATCGGCGTCCTGCTTGCCCTCGCCATCCTCATCCAGCACCGCGCCTCGGGGCTTACCGCCACCTTCGGCGGCAGCGGCGCCGTATTCGTGCAGCGGCGAGGGGCGGAGAGAGTGATCTACAAAGCGTCCATCTGGCTCAGCGTCTTGTTCTTCGGGCTGAGTATTGTGGAGTGGTACGTGATGTGA
- the rpsP gene encoding 30S ribosomal protein S16 has translation MLKIRLQRTGRENIPTYRLVVAEKRDPVKGRAQEILGHYLPARKPAVFEHNDERILFWIQKGAIPSETVARLLRKAGLKDMDKFIHTYTKKKSKKEPEAAAAPAPAAAPAATAPQA, from the coding sequence ATGCTAAAAATTCGTCTGCAACGCACCGGCCGTGAGAACATCCCCACCTACCGTCTGGTGGTGGCGGAAAAGCGCGATCCTGTGAAAGGGCGCGCGCAGGAAATCCTCGGCCATTATCTGCCCGCGCGCAAACCCGCCGTGTTCGAGCACAATGACGAGCGGATCCTCTTCTGGATACAGAAGGGCGCCATCCCCAGTGAAACCGTAGCGCGCCTCCTGCGGAAGGCCGGCTTAAAGGACATGGACAAGTTCATCCACACGTACACCAAGAAGAAGAGCAAGAAGGAGCCGGAGGCTGCCGCCGCACCCGCGCCGGCCGCGGCGCCGGCGGCGACCGCCCCGCAAGCGTAA
- a CDS encoding RNA methyltransferase: MKTASSKGELRETKTDRHSFSQVIRAPIYIVLDSLKSAYNVGSIFRLADALLINKLYICGDTIIPPNHKLRTTSRGTERWVPWEYRESAVETVRELKKSGVFILCAELTAESIDYKNIRPTFPVCLVLGREYDGVSPEVLDVADSIVSLPIYGMTNSLNVASTASVLLYELSHMMKR, translated from the coding sequence ATGAAAACGGCTTCCAGCAAAGGTGAACTTCGGGAAACGAAGACTGACAGACATTCATTTTCCCAAGTGATAAGAGCACCTATATATATCGTATTAGATAGTTTGAAATCAGCGTACAACGTGGGATCAATTTTCCGGTTAGCTGATGCGCTACTCATCAACAAACTATATATCTGTGGAGATACAATCATACCGCCTAATCACAAACTCAGAACGACTTCGCGGGGAACTGAACGCTGGGTTCCCTGGGAATATCGCGAATCAGCAGTTGAAACGGTACGAGAACTCAAAAAGTCCGGCGTATTCATTCTGTGCGCTGAACTCACGGCGGAAAGCATCGACTACAAGAACATCCGTCCCACGTTTCCGGTTTGTCTCGTACTTGGACGTGAATATGACGGTGTGTCACCGGAAGTATTGGATGTAGCTGATTCCATTGTTTCCCTGCCGATATATGGCATGACCAATTCTTTAAATGTGGCTTCAACGGCTAGTGTGTTACTCTACGAACTTTCACACATGATGAAACGATAA
- a CDS encoding DciA family protein — translation MDSLKSILPKVLRKRGLHAHAVASMVTYRSQKWLKESLPRLKDAIAVHELSDAVLTVECGNGIALQECRFQIPALTAYLSRECPETPIREIRVIRTSRRGGS, via the coding sequence ATGGACTCCCTTAAATCCATCCTTCCCAAGGTCCTGCGCAAGCGCGGGCTGCATGCGCACGCCGTGGCGAGCATGGTGACGTACCGGTCGCAGAAGTGGCTCAAGGAGTCCCTTCCCCGGCTCAAGGACGCCATTGCCGTCCATGAACTCTCCGATGCCGTTCTCACCGTGGAATGCGGGAACGGCATCGCGCTCCAGGAATGCCGCTTCCAAATACCCGCGCTCACGGCCTACCTTTCCCGGGAGTGCCCGGAAACACCCATACGGGAAATCCGGGTCATTCGCACGAGCAGGAGAGGGGGCTCTTGA
- the rplI gene encoding 50S ribosomal protein L9 translates to MEVLLLEDVNGIGKKNDLLVVGDGFALNFLLPHRKALVATPTVRRRYADQIKRRAEEKEREKQFQTDAAAAVAGKTVTFVKKASKTGKLYAAITEEQVAEALKEQHQLDVSAESISIPEHIKAVGTFQVQILMGSVQQPLTVQVKQQSAEEKK, encoded by the coding sequence ATGGAAGTTCTCCTTCTCGAGGATGTGAACGGCATTGGAAAAAAGAATGACCTGCTGGTCGTGGGGGATGGCTTTGCCCTCAACTTTCTGCTTCCGCATCGCAAGGCGTTGGTAGCCACACCCACCGTACGCAGGCGCTACGCGGACCAGATCAAGAGGCGCGCAGAGGAGAAAGAACGAGAGAAGCAGTTCCAGACAGACGCAGCCGCGGCCGTCGCGGGCAAGACCGTCACCTTTGTGAAGAAGGCAAGCAAGACGGGCAAGCTCTACGCGGCCATCACCGAAGAACAGGTGGCGGAGGCGCTCAAGGAACAGCATCAACTCGACGTTTCCGCTGAGTCCATCTCCATTCCGGAGCACATCAAGGCCGTCGGCACCTTCCAGGTGCAGATCCTCATGGGTTCCGTCCAGCAGCCGCTCACCGTCCAGGTCAAGCAGCAATCGGCAGAAGAGAAGAAGTGA
- a CDS encoding glycosyltransferase family 1 protein yields MESTPRVIIDCRFAHLPVGIGRYTREIVSHLVRKDGAMRYVLIVLPEGEQWARSLSSCQTVVARAKHYSFREQWELPRLIRNAGGDLLFVPHFNAPLRCPVPFVVTVHDLILHRYPNGASPLRRIAYRFLFAQALRRASRIIAVSAFTAGELRSLYGEQVADKTAVVREGVAGAFHRRGEEEQEAVLKRYGIRKPFFLYVGNAKEHKNVPLLLDAFARLSPTPSSLVLVLAGPEAGRIRVREGVMVLPGVPDEHLPALYSAADAFVTATRYEGFGLPVAEAAACGCPVIAANAGAIPEAAPEGTVLLPHTVDAFTQAMRNPPAALPPRMLSWEAAAEETGRVLLDVIRSSFLAQ; encoded by the coding sequence ATGGAGAGCACACCGCGCGTCATCATCGATTGCCGCTTCGCCCATCTCCCCGTGGGGATCGGGCGCTATACGCGCGAAATCGTTTCGCACCTCGTGCGGAAAGACGGGGCCATGCGGTATGTCCTCATCGTCTTGCCGGAGGGGGAACAGTGGGCGCGGTCCCTTTCCTCCTGCCAAACGGTTGTCGCGCGGGCGAAGCACTACTCGTTCCGCGAGCAGTGGGAACTCCCCCGGTTGATCCGGAATGCGGGGGGGGACCTCCTCTTCGTCCCGCACTTCAATGCGCCGCTCCGCTGTCCCGTCCCCTTCGTCGTCACGGTCCACGACCTCATCCTCCACCGCTACCCCAACGGCGCATCGCCTCTCCGGCGCATCGCCTACCGCTTCCTCTTCGCGCAGGCGCTTCGGCGCGCTTCCCGCATCATTGCCGTGAGCGCGTTCACCGCGGGGGAACTCCGTTCGTTGTACGGGGAACAGGTGGCGGACAAGACGGCCGTGGTCCGCGAAGGCGTGGCCGGGGCGTTCCACCGGAGGGGGGAAGAAGAACAGGAAGCCGTGCTGAAACGGTACGGCATCCGCAAGCCGTTCTTCCTGTATGTCGGGAATGCGAAGGAGCACAAGAACGTCCCCCTCCTCCTCGATGCCTTCGCGCGCCTCTCCCCCACCCCTTCTTCCCTCGTGCTCGTCCTGGCGGGGCCGGAGGCCGGGAGGATACGCGTGCGTGAGGGCGTGATGGTGCTGCCCGGCGTCCCCGACGAGCACCTGCCCGCCCTCTATTCCGCGGCGGACGCATTCGTCACCGCAACGCGCTACGAAGGGTTCGGCTTGCCCGTCGCCGAAGCGGCGGCATGCGGCTGCCCCGTCATCGCCGCGAACGCGGGAGCCATTCCGGAAGCGGCGCCGGAGGGAACCGTCCTCCTGCCCCACACGGTGGATGCGTTCACGCAGGCGATGAGGAACCCGCCGGCCGCTCTTCCGCCGCGGATGCTGTCGTGGGAGGCGGCGGCGGAAGAGACAGGACGTGTACTGCTGGATGTCATACGTAGTTCGTTCCTTGCACAATGA
- a CDS encoding KH domain-containing protein has translation MTTNAPENTPGYSFLKYVLESLVEDRDQLSIEPTIDDLGVLLTVRVSERDMGKLIGKSGQTVKALRTLLRIIGGATSQRVNLKILEPQKE, from the coding sequence ATGACAACGAATGCTCCCGAGAACACTCCCGGCTACTCTTTCCTCAAGTACGTCCTGGAGTCGCTGGTGGAAGATCGCGACCAGCTCTCCATCGAACCGACGATCGACGATTTGGGCGTGCTCCTCACCGTCCGCGTGAGCGAGCGTGACATGGGCAAGCTCATCGGCAAGAGCGGCCAAACGGTCAAGGCGCTGCGGACGCTCCTGCGGATCATCGGAGGCGCAACGTCCCAGAGGGTGAACCTGAAAATCCTTGAGCCGCAGAAAGAATAA
- the prmC gene encoding peptide chain release factor N(5)-glutamine methyltransferase, which produces MRIQDLLRETVLHRSDAEILLAALFQKNRTWIMAHPEREVTEAERETWAAWEQRRLKREPIVYIIGEKEFYARPFIVDRRVLVPRPATEGLVDVALAFLHAPTDAVVPTDAGIVAVSRVFRAGEVTTVVDVGTGSGAIAVTLALERPDLSVIATDISENALAVARKNADRHGVAGRISFRQGSLLDPVRDLTRPFLLVSNPPYVRSDRTLPRDITDFEPHAAVFAGPDGMEVIRPLLKAAKAHPACSGFVLECEAEQAQTL; this is translated from the coding sequence ATGCGCATTCAGGACCTCCTCCGGGAAACAGTACTCCACCGCAGCGACGCGGAAATTTTGCTCGCCGCGCTGTTCCAAAAAAACCGCACGTGGATCATGGCCCATCCGGAACGGGAAGTGACGGAAGCGGAACGGGAAACATGGGCGGCGTGGGAGCAACGGCGCTTGAAGCGCGAGCCCATCGTCTACATCATCGGAGAAAAGGAGTTCTACGCGCGGCCGTTCATCGTGGACAGGCGGGTTCTCGTCCCGCGTCCCGCGACGGAGGGCCTCGTTGACGTCGCACTGGCTTTCCTCCATGCCCCCACGGATGCCGTCGTCCCCACCGATGCCGGCATCGTGGCCGTGAGCCGCGTGTTCCGCGCAGGGGAAGTGACGACCGTGGTGGACGTGGGGACCGGCAGCGGCGCCATCGCCGTCACGCTTGCGCTGGAGCGCCCGGACTTGTCGGTCATCGCCACGGACATCAGCGAGAATGCGCTCGCGGTGGCACGCAAGAACGCCGACCGCCACGGTGTGGCCGGCCGCATCAGCTTCCGCCAAGGGTCGCTGCTCGACCCCGTCCGCGATCTCACCCGGCCCTTCCTGCTCGTCTCCAACCCCCCCTACGTACGGAGTGACCGGACGCTCCCCCGGGACATCACGGATTTTGAGCCGCACGCGGCCGTGTTCGCCGGACCGGACGGGATGGAGGTGATCCGGCCGCTCCTGAAGGCGGCCAAGGCGCATCCCGCTTGCAGCGGATTCGTCCTCGAGTGCGAGGCGGAACAGGCGCAAACACTGTAG
- a CDS encoding adenylosuccinate synthase yields MQNLLPSLGRVCAVIGAQWGDEGKGKVVDILAGRFDVIARACGGANAGHTIVVNGKKHVFHLLPAGSLHEGKPVFLGSGMVIHLPTLLEEIRTLRDADIDIVPRLFLSEEAHVVFEYHKDVDGVMEERRAKKSGGKIGTTKRGIGPAYVEKAARTGMRLGDVLAFSRSAEALRSDLLWRKETAAHMYGVDVDVEEEANNLMEAAKVIGKGIRPVSFLHDLLDQGKSVLIEGAQASLLDIDHGTYPYVTSSQTTVAGALHGLGLPPRVLTSCIGVAKAYCTRVGEGAFPTEAQGTTADRLRERGGEYGATTGRPRRCGWLSLPDLRRSARLNGFTHWNITKLDVLDEEETIPVGTEEKGGKALLEELPGWKASTVGVTSFDSLPPNAQAYVRFIEKNTGIPASLIGTGPGREQMIIR; encoded by the coding sequence ATGCAGAATCTCCTCCCCTCCCTCGGACGCGTCTGCGCCGTCATCGGCGCGCAGTGGGGCGATGAGGGAAAGGGGAAAGTGGTGGACATCCTGGCGGGGCGCTTCGACGTGATCGCGCGGGCCTGCGGCGGTGCGAATGCCGGCCACACGATCGTGGTCAACGGGAAGAAGCACGTGTTCCACCTGTTGCCGGCAGGCAGCCTGCACGAGGGGAAGCCGGTATTCTTGGGTTCCGGGATGGTGATCCACCTCCCCACGCTCCTGGAGGAAATCCGGACGCTGCGGGACGCGGACATCGACATCGTCCCCCGCTTGTTCCTCTCGGAGGAGGCACACGTGGTCTTCGAGTACCACAAGGACGTGGACGGCGTGATGGAGGAACGCCGCGCCAAGAAGTCCGGCGGGAAGATCGGGACCACGAAGCGCGGGATCGGACCCGCGTACGTGGAAAAAGCCGCGCGCACGGGCATGCGGCTGGGCGACGTGCTTGCCTTTTCCCGTTCCGCCGAAGCGCTGCGCAGCGACCTCCTGTGGCGGAAAGAGACGGCGGCACACATGTACGGCGTGGACGTGGACGTGGAGGAGGAAGCGAATAACCTCATGGAAGCCGCGAAGGTCATCGGCAAGGGCATACGCCCCGTCTCTTTCCTCCATGACCTCCTGGACCAAGGGAAGAGCGTGCTCATCGAAGGCGCGCAAGCGTCGCTCCTCGACATCGACCACGGCACCTACCCCTACGTGACGAGCAGCCAGACGACGGTGGCGGGCGCCCTCCACGGCCTCGGCTTGCCGCCCCGCGTCCTCACCTCCTGCATCGGCGTCGCCAAGGCGTACTGCACGCGCGTGGGGGAGGGTGCCTTCCCCACGGAAGCGCAAGGAACAACGGCCGACCGACTGCGGGAGAGGGGAGGGGAGTACGGCGCCACTACGGGCAGGCCGCGCCGCTGCGGGTGGCTCTCCCTTCCGGACCTCCGGCGCAGCGCGCGCCTGAACGGATTCACGCACTGGAACATCACGAAGCTCGACGTGCTGGACGAGGAAGAAACCATCCCCGTCGGAACGGAGGAGAAGGGAGGGAAAGCGCTCTTGGAGGAATTGCCGGGATGGAAGGCGTCCACGGTCGGTGTCACATCTTTCGATTCCCTGCCGCCGAACGCGCAAGCCTATGTCCGCTTCATCGAAAAGAATACCGGCATTCCCGCCTCACTCATCGGGACGGGCCCGGGGAGGGAGCAGATGATCATCCGATGA